TCGGCGTTCTGTGCCGACCACATCAGCCGACAGTGGGACGGTCTCACCGAGGTTCCCACCTTCTGGACGCGGGAACAGACCGGCGAGGAGGCCAGCACCTGGCTGCTCTTCGGGCACAAGCTGCGCTACCTGGAAGCGACCGCGACACGGTTCGCGACCGGTTCCCAACGGGCGACGAGGATGTTCTGCGTCCCGCGGTCCGCCGTCGAAGCGTCGACGGAGTCGCAACGAGTTCTGCTGCTGTTGGCGGTCGCGTTGATGGAGTCCTTCGGCATCGACGTCGCGATCACCAACGAATCCGAGTACGGCGCGCTACCTGGCCTCGTCCTCACCTCCCAGCGGGCGATCGTCGCGACCTGGATCCGCGCGGACGGCGTATGGCACGTCGACGTCACCTGTCAGCGTTCCGCCTTGGCCGAGTACCGCGACGCAGCAGGTTATGTGCGGGCGCACTCCGTCGTCGCCGCCGACACCGCTGGCTCGCGGCTGCGGGCCCTCGCCGACTACCTGGGTCTCGACTGGCCTCGGCTACGGGGCCGATGCGCTGAACTCGGTGCATGCGGGTTGGCCGGGATAGCCGAACCACGCAGCCGTCTGCTGTCCCTCGATGGTGTCGACCGGGCGTGCCGCTTCGTCGGCGCCCTGCCGTAATAGGCTCCCGGCACCACCACAATCGGCCGTGCGCTCTGGAAGGAACCCGGTGTCCTCAACTCCGGCAACGCCCACGCCACAGGTGGTGGTGTTCGGCCTCGGCGGCACCATCGCCATGACCAGCGGCACCGGCGGCGGCGCGGTCAGCCCTACCCTGACCGCCCAGCAACTCGTTGACGCCGTACCTGGCCTCGCGAACACGGGAATCGCGGTCGAGGTGGTGGACTTCCGCCGCCGACCCGGCGCGAGCCTCACCGTCGCCGACCTCACCGACCTGCACACCGCCGCAGCGCGGGCGCTGGCCGACGGCGCGGCCGGTGTCGTCGTCACCCAGGGCACCGACACCATCGAGGAAACCGCCTACCTGCTCGACCTGCTCCACCACCGACCCGAACCGATCGTCATCACCGGCGCGATGCGTAACCCGACCCTCGCCGGTGCCGACGGCCCCGCGAACATCCTCGCCGCCATCCACACCGCCGCCTCCCCACACGCGCGGGAGCAGGGCTGCCTCGTCGCTTTCGCCGACGAGATCCACGCCGCACGAGGGGTCACCAAGACCCACTCCACCAGCGGCGCCACCTTCCGCTCCCTGGACACCGGCCCCCTCGGCTACGTCCTCGAAGGCACCGTACGGATGCTGAACCGGGTGCCTTATCGGCTGACCGTCCCCGCGCCGCAGCGGGCAGACATCGCGACCGTTGCCCTGCACACCGTCACCCTCGACGACGACCCCACGCTCCTCGACGCCATCGGCCGGCACTGCGACGGCCTCGTCGTCGCCGGATTCGGCGTCGGCCACGTCCCCGAACCCCTCGTCGACACCCTCACCGACCTCGCCGGACGAATCCCCGTCGTCCTCGCCTCCCGCACCCCCGCCGGACCGACCCTCACCCACACCTACGGCTTCCCCGGCTCCGAGCAGGACCTCATCGCCCGCGGTCTCACCCCCGCCGGCTGGCTCCACCCCTACAAGGCCCGCATCCTGCTCCGCGCCCTCCTCGCCGCCGACACGAAACCACACGACATCGCGACCGCTGTCACCACAGCCGGCGGACTCACCGAACCCACCGCCTGGCCCTGGACCACCACCGCCATCAACGACGACCGGCCGGAAACGAGCCCGACCAATGCGTAGCCACGACCTGACCCCCGGCCGGATGATCGGCGTCGTCTTCGACCACGGCGACGACTTCTTCACCGCCCTCACCGGCGCCTGCCGCGCCCACAACCTCAGACAGGGCTACATCCCGATGTTCATTGCAGGCCTCAGCACGGCGAAGATCGTCGGCACCTGCCAACGCCTCGACAACCCCGACGCCCCCGTCTGGTCACACGTCGACCTCACCAACATCGAAGCCCTCGGCGGCGGCACCATCGCCTGGGATGACACCACCCAGACCATCACACCCCACATCCACATCACCGTCGGACTCAAGGAACACAGCGCCACCGCCCACACCAGCCACCTGCTGGACGCCACCGTCCAGTTCCTCACCGAAATGCTCATCATCGAGGTCACTGCGCCGACGATGCACCGACTGCCGAACCCCAACCTGCACAACGTGCCGCAACTGCACTTCGGCCAACAACCCACCACCGGTATCTAGCCCAGCAGTACAGCCCACGACATTGCCGGATGTCGGCGTGGCATTCCCAGCTCGCCACTACGACGTTATCGGCGGCTCCCATACGATGATCATCGTTGCGATGGGCAGCCCCGGCGTCTCGGTCGGAAGCTGCGGCAGCGGCACCCAGTCCACGCCGACCATAACCGAGCAGTCACAGGACAGGCCGTCATCACCCAGCCTCGGTTCACCGCCTGCCACCTGTACCGCGAAGCATGCGGTCAGGCCCGAGGGATAGGGCACGTCGAGCAGGTACCGGACAGCCACAGGTTGAAGGCCGACCTCCTCGACGACCTCGCGGCGTACGGCGTCCTCGGCTGTCTCGCCGATGCCGATCCCGCCGCCCGGCAGCGTCCAGTATTCCTGGCCATCGTGACGACCGGAAGGACCACGCCCACGCTCCCGCACCATCGGCACTCGGCCGTCGCGCACGATCACAGCCGCCGCACGTTGGCGCTGCGCCACTGCTATTTCACCCTTCCATGGGATCTCGCGCGGCTACACACTGGCAGTGGGCAGTAGGTGCGGTGGTGTGCCGCCGGTCTTGAGGAATGCGCCCGCTACCTGAATGGCCGTGTCTGGTCGCAGCCGGAGATGCTCGGCGGGGTATTCGGTGGGTACCCCGCCAAGGTCGAAGTGGAGTTCCTGGTCAGGTGGTGGCACTGTGCGGTCGTTGAGGTAGCCGCCGTCGTCGGCGATGTGTACCGCGAAGGCGTGGCTTCGGTGGCCGAGCCCGATCTGGACGCCGGGCGGCAGGTCGTCGGGGTCGTCGGTGATGTCGCTGAAGATCGTGACGACGACAGGCTCGCCAGCCTGGTGGATCTCGCGCAGGAGAGCTTCCAGAGCGTCGGGGTCGGTCAGGTCGACCTCGTGGCTATCGCGGTGGTCACCCCGGTCGTAGGTCCAGGCCACCTTCATGCGATCGCCTTTCCGTTTCCGGTGTAGGTACGCCAGTGGCGTACCTACCCGTCATCGTCGCGTACGCCGCAAATGCCAGCCGGTATCCGGTCGTTTCTGGTCAGTGGGGCCAGTCGAGTTGTGCCTCGGGCACGCCGACGTCGCGGGCGTAGGTGATCGCTTCCTGTCGCCCGGCGTCGTCGCCTCGGGGATAGGTGAAGACGCGGCCGGCGAACACGACCCAGCTGGTGCTGTCCGTAGCGTAGTCGGCGTACCAGCGTCCCGGGGACAGCGCGGCGGCGAGCTGGCGGGCGAGTTCGTCGCCCGCGTCGTCGGAACAGGTGAAGTCGATCAGTGTCCACTGGGAGGGCTGGTCGCCGGTGGCGCTCCAGGCAGGGAGGCGGTGGATACGCCGCAACGTCAACGGCACGTCGATCGTGGCGTTCAGGGCCAGGCTCTCG
This is a stretch of genomic DNA from Micromonospora sp. WMMD1082. It encodes these proteins:
- a CDS encoding asparaginase: MSSTPATPTPQVVVFGLGGTIAMTSGTGGGAVSPTLTAQQLVDAVPGLANTGIAVEVVDFRRRPGASLTVADLTDLHTAAARALADGAAGVVVTQGTDTIEETAYLLDLLHHRPEPIVITGAMRNPTLAGADGPANILAAIHTAASPHAREQGCLVAFADEIHAARGVTKTHSTSGATFRSLDTGPLGYVLEGTVRMLNRVPYRLTVPAPQRADIATVALHTVTLDDDPTLLDAIGRHCDGLVVAGFGVGHVPEPLVDTLTDLAGRIPVVLASRTPAGPTLTHTYGFPGSEQDLIARGLTPAGWLHPYKARILLRALLAADTKPHDIATAVTTAGGLTEPTAWPWTTTAINDDRPETSPTNA
- a CDS encoding DUF296 domain-containing protein, coding for MRSHDLTPGRMIGVVFDHGDDFFTALTGACRAHNLRQGYIPMFIAGLSTAKIVGTCQRLDNPDAPVWSHVDLTNIEALGGGTIAWDDTTQTITPHIHITVGLKEHSATAHTSHLLDATVQFLTEMLIIEVTAPTMHRLPNPNLHNVPQLHFGQQPTTGI
- a CDS encoding NUDIX domain-containing protein, producing the protein MAQRQRAAAVIVRDGRVPMVRERGRGPSGRHDGQEYWTLPGGGIGIGETAEDAVRREVVEEVGLQPVAVRYLLDVPYPSGLTACFAVQVAGGEPRLGDDGLSCDCSVMVGVDWVPLPQLPTETPGLPIATMIIVWEPPITS
- a CDS encoding Imm1 family immunity protein, which codes for MKVAWTYDRGDHRDSHEVDLTDPDALEALLREIHQAGEPVVVTIFSDITDDPDDLPPGVQIGLGHRSHAFAVHIADDGGYLNDRTVPPPDQELHFDLGGVPTEYPAEHLRLRPDTAIQVAGAFLKTGGTPPHLLPTASV